A segment of the Phocoena sinus isolate mPhoSin1 chromosome 11, mPhoSin1.pri, whole genome shotgun sequence genome:
GCCTCTGGGAAGGGCTGAGTGCACCCACAGCACGCACACACGCTCACAAACACATGTACACGCACGTATACACCGCCTCACTGCTCTCAACTGCATATGGCATTCTCTCACATGCTAAGTCATGAGTCTGCTCGAATTTTCACTTAAGactcagggaggggaaggggggattCCCGTTGTGGGTTCTGGTCGGGCAGTGGCCAACCTTGGAGGGGAGGGCGAGGAGTGGGGATGGGCAATAAACTTTGGGGCCACCAGGAACACTTAAGGGCAAAAGTTCTAGGGTCCCTTGTCCCCCGTTCTGGGGTCTCGAAGATCTGCTGGGGGCCGTTAGAGAGGGACGTCACCCATCCCGGATCCAGGACACCGACACTGCCCCATCTCCCATATCACGGCCCCCTCCCCCGCAAAGCACAAACCGTCCCCACGTCCACTAGGTCCCTGGCCCTGCCTTTACCTGAGCAGGAGCGCGCCTTGCTCCGCTGCTTAGGGGTGAAGCTGGAGGCCGGGCCACCCAGGAAGCCTCCGGGGTGGAAGAGCCCGCTGCTGTAGTCGTGGGCGGTGGCCGGCACATAGGAGGGGTAGGTCGGGATTGGGTGGTGTGTGGCAGGCTGGGTGCCCATGGCAGCCAGGCCTGGGCGCAGGGGACTGCCACTTTCCATCTTCATGCTCTCTGTCAGTGACACCTGGTATTTGACGCCGTCCTTGTCCTCCCCCCGGGCCGCAGCCCCCCCTGcggaggaggaggctggggaggcagcCCCAGTGGTGCTGGGGTCGGGAGACACTTCTTTGGGTGGCGTGGGTGGGAAGCCGAAGAGGTGGGAGCCCGAGTGGGCTgcagtgggggggagggaggccaCAGAGCTGCCAGTGCCTCCCCcgctcccaccccctgcccccgggTACACAGAGAGGGGGCCTCCGGGGCCTCCGGCAGCCGCGGGGTGCAGCGGCGTCTTGGAGAAGGGGCTCACGGTCCAGGGGTTGTGGTGATGTGCTGCAGCCGCGGAGAGGGCTGCTTTGCCCCCGTCCAGCCAGGGCAGCCCCGGGCTGTGCAACAAGTGTGGGCGGCACATCTGGCCTCCGGTCAGCCGGGCTgcggggggagggagatgggtcAGGGTGCACGAGGCTGCGCCGAGCCGGGACGCGGACACACAGGGCCACAACTCCCCACAACCAAGTGACCCTCcccaaagaaaaccagaaatgtaACACCCCAACCGGCAATAGTCATCAGGAATGTCCGTCCGGAGGGGAAGGACCAGTGGCACACAAGGACCCCCGGACAAGCCTGGAGGAAACCCTCACAGGCCAGCTGGAGACGGGCAGAAGCCCTACGGGGCCCAGACCCTCCCCAAGAGGCCGCTGCCCCGCTCCTTTCCCGGCCCGATTTCTCAGCTGCTCCGATTCCTGCGGATCTCACATCCGGGAAGCAGGCAGCCGGGCCTCGTCCCCTCCCGCGCCGGGCGCTCGGCGTCTGGGCTCCCAGTCACCCGGGGGCCCCGGCTCACCATGCGCGGGGCTGTAGGAGACGCGCGCCCGCGCGTGGGCCGGGTTGGCGTAGTACGGGTTGCCCTGCGAGTCGAGGTGGTTGAAGAAGACGTCCACCTCGTCGGGAGGCAGCAGCTGCGCGGGCTCCATGTAGCTGTGCGCCAGGCCCGGGTGGTGCGGGTCTGGGTGCTGAGCGTTCAGCACGGCGGGGTGCGCCATCCAGCGCGGCTGTTCCGGAGCCGCCTCCATGGCCGGCGGCGGAGGCCCGGGACCTGGGCGGAGGCGGTGGTGGCGTCCCTGCACGACGGAAGGGGGCGTGAGGGGCGCCCCCACGGCCCGACACCCCCAAAGCCCCGCCACACGGCGTCCCGCGCGCCGCTGCGCCGCAGCCGAGTTCAGCCGCAGACCGGTCCCGGCTGGGAGGAAAGCCCAAAGCTCAAAACGAAAGGAGGGTGGGGGAGCCGGCTCAGCCACGCACGCTCCCACGGTGACCCGGGTCCCGGAGCCACGCACTTGTGCGCACGGGGTCACACGCGGGGCCAAGCACCGACACCAGCGGCCCCAACAAACGCGCAGAGTCGCACTTCAGCCAGAcgctcaccgccccccccccccaccctcgcACCAGCCCTGtacacaaacacataaaacacCGACTGGAAGTTGAAGACAGGCGCCCGAGCACCCACGGGGGCACACGATGCTAGCGACACGCACAGAACTACACTTGGCGCTGACACGGACTGACCTCGCCTCCCCAAACACACACGCTGCCCCACGAGCCCAGAgccagcccacccccaccccccgcgcgCACTCCCCGGCGACACGAGCAGGACCTCTCACCGAGGCACACCAAAGCACTCACCCGCAGCCTGGCCCGCAGGGCCCAGGCCCCCGCAGTGACCTCTCAGAGCCCGGCGCGCCCCAGGCCCCCGGCCCAAACTTACCCCCCGAAGCCCAAACTTACACACGCAGCGCCGCGGGAGGGAGGCGCGGCCTCGGAGCGGGCAGCACGGGCGGGAGCCCGGGGGGCGGCGGGCTCAGGGACGGCGCGTCGGGCGGATGGCGGGGCTCACGGGGTGGGAGCGGGGGTCAGCGCGCGCCTCGGCCTCCGGCCCGCCCGGCTCCGGCCCCTCGGCATCCTCCGGCCGCCCTGGCGCCAGCCCGCGACTCCTGCACAGACATGAAGCGGGGGCCGCGCACGCCTAAGAAGCCCGCGCCAGCCAATCAGCGCCGCGCGCCGCCCAGCCTCCGCCCCCCCATTGGCTGCGCCCGCAACTCCCGGTCCCCTGGACTCCCGGACGGACCCGCGGGCCTGCCCCCCTGCGCCTGCCCGCCTCCTCCCCGCGCCCTCCCGGCGGCCCCTGCTGCCGACGTTCCCCCCAGGACCCGCACCCCGCGGGCCGACTGTGCGCCCCCTCTTGCGGACACTCTTGGTTCCCCTAACCTCCGGGCCCTCTTCCCAGTAACTAACCTCCAACTGGGCCCCCTCCCCGGGAGCCTGGGCCGCGCACCCTCTGGGTGTTTGGGTGTCCTCTCCCCGGGACCCCAGCCCTTCCACTCTCTCGGATCCCACCTCCTTTACCACTGAACGTGGCCATGGGAGTCCAACTACCTACCGACACCGTTCCCTGCCCCAATTGGGGCTCTGGCTAAGCggggggggggtagggggtggggtgggaggactACTGCGGGACAGCAGGATCGATGAGGCGCAGGAACTACAGGGCCCCCGTGGGCACCTGGGCCTCGGACAAGAGGCCGCTTAGGACGGCCTGACCTGGTGGAGGTGGCCTGGCTGGCGGCTccggagagggggagggggcgtcCCCTTCCCGGGCGTGGCCTTCTCAGACCAACGGGCCGAACTGCCTGGGGCGAGGCCGTGCAGACCCGGACTGGCGCCGGCGCCGGCTCGAAGGAGACGCCTCCGGGCAGGAGGAGGCATTTTTTTCCTCgggaaggtgggggggggggtccctaaGGCGGCccctggggagagggagatggCGGTCTGAGAACTCCGTCCCCTAAGTCACCTGGAACTGCTCTCCACAAGCCTCCAGTCCAGAGATCCGGCTCTGCGGGTGAAGTGGGCCGGGTGCACAAATCTCTTTGCTCTCTCCCATTGTATAGACGGAGGAGACCAAGGCTTGAAGGGAGCCTACGGCCCAGGAGGGGGGTcgggaacaaaagaaaaatgggggggGATGAAGAGACAGGTGCGGGGGTAATGGGGAGTAATCGACaacctcagccccctcccctcgcCGTTCCACGGCTCTCGGGGGTAGAAGCCCAGAGGGATGCTAGGTGGGTCCGCGGCAGGGGGGAGGGCCGGGGCCCCGGCCACCCccgggagggtggggggaggggcggcgggATTGACAGTCGGTAATTGGGTAACTGGAGGCGGCTTCTCCGGCCGGGCAGCCCCGCCACCGCGACGCCGGGCCCCTGACGTCACCCGATTCGCCAGGAAATGAACTTTTTAATAATCTGAGGAGGGAGGAAAGCCCTCGGTCCCCTCGGCTCGGGGGGCACCAGGCCAGGCCCGGCTCCGCCGGCGCGCCCCCGTCACCCTCTCCCAGGGCAGCTCTGGGCAGCGCCAAGGGGGCGCGGGCTCGGGCTGGgggcctcctcctgcctctgcgTCCGGCTGTCCGTTCGTCTGTCCGAGGCCCTGGCGCAGGTAAAGGCGCGGGGACAGGGGTGCAGAGCCCCATCCCGCTGGGAACCCACGCGTCTCCAGCCCTTGGGGCCCGTCTGCCCTGGCCGCCCGCGCGCCTCCCGCTCCGCTCCACTCCAAGGCGCGCGGGGCCCGGGCTTCTCGAAACTCCGGTCTGCGGGAGAGGAGGCCGGCGCCCGCCGAGTAAGGCGCGCCGGGGCCGGGAGCAGGAGCTCGAGGCCGCGGGCGCCGGGCCTCGGCAGCCGGACCAGGCAGGTGAGCGGCCTCCGTGCCTCCCTGTTCGCGCGCCCCGAAACGCGTGCGGTCTGGCCCAGACCCGCTGTCTTTCCGTACGTCTGTTTCTCCTCCCCGCCTTTAGCTTACGATTCATCAACGCGTAAAACGCGATCGCCGCGAAGCCTCCCAGCCTGTTTCGTCGCCTCGGAGCCCAGCAGGAGCTTCTCAAAGACAACACGGCCTCGGGGACAATACCCCGTGTCCGGCAAGGCTGCCCCACAGGAGCTCAAACCCCAGGACCGAGCGCGGGAGGCCCCCGACCCTCAGGCCGGCCACGGGGCGGTGAACGCCGGAGCCGAGCGGAAGCTTACCGCGGGGCCGCGATCGGAGCCTCGGCTCGCAGGGAGGTGGTCGTTCCCAGCCCTCAGGAAAGCAGGTAATCGCCTTTTTCCCCCCAAAGGCGCGGTTCAAATTATCTCCGGTTCTGGGTGGGTCTGCAGTTTCATTACCGCGAGCTCGGCTTCAAGCTCCTCCGGGGCAGCCTGAAGCCCCTCCGGGGCAGCGTCCTGCCCACTGCCGGGATGGAGGTGACCCGCCCGGGTGGGCCCCTGCCCGAACGGCAGCCCTTCTCTGCCCGCCGGCCTGGCGCAGCACGGAGCGCGGGCGGGGATTTAATTACCCCGATCGGCGGCTCAGAAAATCGCCGCAAAGAGGAGCTTAGCTGGGCAGTTAAGCAATGCTCGAGCAGGGGCCTCGGGAGATCTGCACCAGCCTCCCTTCCCGCAATCCGGGcctagagaaaaaaagggaaaggggaacCCTACCAGGGTCTCTCGAGGCCGTGGGGTTGCCTCCCTGCAAAAGGCAGACAGGCAGCCGGCTTGGCTGAGGCCTCCACGTTGGCTGGAGCTCCTGCGTTGGACGCGGGACTGCTGCGTTCTCCAGCAGGAACTAACCCGTCTAAGGAGAGAAAAGCGGGGCACCAGGCCCCAGGGCCTCTAGCTGGCCcataatggggggggggggtcccactGGTTGAGTGTGCCTGCCAGACAGACCGATGGACATAACCAGGCGCCTTGCCCACCGGGCAGCGAGACCATCTCATCACTTCGGATGGAACAAATCTCCAGGGAGGGTCAGGTCAGCTCCCAGGATGGACTGGGGTGGGCATCCTCGGGGCTTCGGAGGGCGGATTTATTTCGGTTTACGGCCTCGGACTTTGGGGTCCCCAGAACACGTTTAGAGGGACAcgttccttttttccttccttttttttttttttttttttgttaattccCAAGTATTGTTGCAAATGCGGGCCGCTGCCCTTCGGTCGCACTAAAGCTGCCACTTTCCTTACGTGGGAACAAGATTTTATAAGGGACTGGGGAAGGGCAGCGGCAAAACTGAATTTTCTAACGACCTTTTCCAAATGACTGGAGATTCCCTAGCAGAACGCGGCTCGGAGCCTCCCGGGGTGCTTTCTCGGGAGCTGGGGGTGCAGAGATCCGAAGCCCGGTTCTAGAGACCCTCAAGGCCTCGGCCCGGCACTCAGCTGCCCAGGTGTTCCCCATCCTGTGcgaccctcccctccctgccctttgTTTCAATTTGGCTCACCTGAGGCGGCCCCTCTGGGACCATAAGTTTGCCCTCTCTCTGTAACCTAATTCTCACCTTTTCCTATGGGCATCTAATTGGCCAGCAGTGGATGGGGTGTTTAAAGAAATCCGTTTGCTTAGGGGCTGCCTTTCTTAGGGATATTTAATTTGCAACACAGCGGCCTCACTGGCAATGTGCCTTGAGGGGTACTGAGGAGGAAGTGGGGGCCGCTCTAGCCAGAGGGGTTCAGATGTCCCCTCTAAGGCAAGGCCTCAGATCTTCTCGGGCCTCAGCCATCCTCCAGAGGGGCTCCCCAGTGAGGCGACCAGGAGTCCAACAGCCCCTCCTGCTCTTTCAGGTTCACTTCCAGCCCCCAAAATCTGAAGTCTCCCTCTCCTCCCGCCACCATGCTAATTCTCCCACCCCATCCGTTTTCCGGGCCTTTTTGAATTGTAAAGACCAGGGTCCAACGTCCTACTCGTGTCCGCACCCTGGGTGGAGGCTCCTCGGAGACCCCGTATCTCTTTACGAGGTTCTAACCGCCACCTCCAAGCCCGACAGCAAGGGGCCCTGCTGAGACCTGCAGACAATCGAGCCGCGTTTCTCCCTCCTCCATGAACTGCCACGGTGTGCTAGGAGGCCGGGCAGCCCCGCAGCCCAGCAGCAGGACAACTGGTAAATCCGTTTCGTTAGACGCAATTTGTTTGCAATTTGTCAACCCGTCTGGGAAACGCTCCCCAGACGCCTGGGCAGCCGCACTGGCCCTACCTGCTTCTCGAATCCTGCCTGTTCATGAACGAATCCCGGCGCGAGGTGCCTGCGTAGACCCAGAGCTCACTGCCAAATGTTCCCGACCCCGGGAGACGTGGCTTTTTCCAAAACAACGAATTTCCTTCCGTGTTTTCCGGGAAAGGAGCGGCCGCCACATCCGGGGGCCCTGAACGCCAGAGCTTTCCCCTCGCTGCCGAGGCAACCTGGAGTTCAAGCCTGGCCTCCGCCGAAGGATTCTAAATGCCCTGGGTCCAGACAGACCAGACCGCCGCCGTCTACGCCTCCCGCCTCCCGGAGGCAGATCCCGAGACCGCGGCGGCCCCATTCTTATTGAAATCCCACTAAAAGGATTCCGACTCCGGCTCGGGGCAGGGGGGAGACTTCCAGACCCAGTGCTCTCCCCCACCCGCACCCCAGCCACGCAGGATAAAGGGCCGCGGGGCGCGGCGCCCGGGGGCGCACGCAGGAGCGCGCCGGGTTAAGCCGCGCAAAGCCGGCGCACGGGACCAGCCGGCAGGTGCAGCCGGCGAACGGCGGCCCGGCTCGGGCGCATCGCCGCCGCGGCCCAGAGGTGGGGGGCGGCCCAGACAAAGGGCCCAGCACTggggctgggcggggcggggctttGCGTCTCTCGGAATAACCGGGCCTCGAGGCCTACGGCTCCGTCCGAGAAATGGGAAGGCGGCAGGCCCCAGGCGGGCCTGCTGTCCACAACTCTCCAAACGCTCCCTCAGGTTTAGGCCCCTACGACCAGGGGTTCCAGGCGCTGGTATAGCCAGGGCGAGCCCCGAAGGCCACACTTCAGGGGCCACTGGGCCAGGCGGACCGCGCGATTAGGGTGCCAGCTGGGCCGAGCCTGGGGGCTGGAAGGGCCCTGGCCAGGCGGAGAAGGGGCGACTTACCGAGCGAGATGCGGCGGGCGGCGCCCCCGGGCGGACGGGGCCGGGGCGGAACGGGGCGCACAGCGCGGTGCGTAGCGAGCGGGGCCCAAAGGATCCCGCGCAGGCTGACGGCGTTACCAGGGGGGCCCGGGCGGCGCGGCGAACGGCCGCATGGTGCGCGTCGGGCCGCTTTTGTTCGCCGGGTGTATGACGGGGGCCGGCTGGGGTGGGGGCGACGGCAGCCGGGAGATAGACTTGAGCGGCGTGCCCCGGCGGCGCTGGCCCCGCCGCCTCCCTCTCGCTCctgctgcttctccctccctcggCCGCAGCGCCTCTGCTTTTATTTCGACAGcactttggggggggggggggcgcgggagCGCCGCAGGGGGGCAGGAGGGTGCCCGGGGTTCTGTGCCCCGTCTCCCTGCTCCAGCCGCCGGGCCGGGGGGCGGTAGGCACTCAGGGCGCACACACCCTACTCGCCACTACTCCAGACCACTCCCGCCCTCGCAGGGGCGCACACACAGGCGCACCCCTGCTCTCCGGGATGCGCGCTCAGAAAGGCCGGCCGTCCCTCTTCCGAGACTCTCTCACCGGGGACCTCCAGAGCCGTGGGCACAGGCActcacacacgcacgcacacagacGCCTGCGCCTCCTCCTCTAACCCGCCTTCAGGAGTGCTCACACGGCCACACACGTATCCGTGCACACGCGTTAGCACACACAGCTGTGGCCGCGTGGACATCCTCAGGCAGGAGGTCTGGGCCACACggacatgaacacacacacacacatctggcaCACACACAACTGCCTCACTTCCAGGCTGACTTGGCTAAGTGTAGACAaagcccctctccctgccccacctgtACCCCACCCTAACTCCCCAACTCCAGACACCAGAGCATTTTAGAAGTGGAGTTTGAGGCATCTCCCTGGCCCATCCCAAAGCAACCCtcgagggggaggagggagggagtagAGGGCTTGTCCTTGGAAGGCTGGGTGGAGGAGTTGGGGTATGGAAGTCTTCACCCCAAGAAACTCCTGGGTTTGGGAGCTAGGAAGTCTAGTTCTTGAACTTCCAAAGTTCGTACCAGGAGATTCAACAGGGCAGCTGAAGTCCCATCCCAGCTGCCCAGGGAGAGTGAAAGTGCTGTGGGGACCTTTGGCCCAAAGAGAAAGTGCTTTGCCTTGGAAAGACTGGGAAGTCCCTGCCCAGGTGCGCCCAGAGAGGCGGTGTGTCCAGCCTGCCATCTCTGCGGGCATctgctgtgtgtgggtttttctttgAAGCTGGCGGTGACTGTACTGCCTATGCATGTGCTCTGGGCtgcgtgcctgtgtgtgtatacatttgtgAGCACATGGGAAGGGAAGTCTGCAAAACTGAGTCTATTAgtatgtccatttcttcttgtGGGTCCCAGACAGTTCATGTATTGAGGGTCTCTATACCGTGGGTCCCGGAGAGTTTGTGTATTGTGTGTGGGCGTTTCAGAATGTGACCCCGAAAGTGCACTTGGGAGGGAGCATCTGTGGAACTGGATGCGTGTCCCTGTGGCTGTGTATCTGTGAGATCACTGTGTCCGTGGACCTTGTGATGGGAAGTGGGTATTTCCAAGTGTTTGTCTATCCCTGTATGGGTCAGTAGCAGTGTGTCTCTGGGTATCCTGCGTCTATGAATCGCGGTCTGTGTCTGTCTTTAACAGCATAGGCATGGGTGTGTATCATTTTATGTTAGAACTGACGGTGGGAGGGTGGAGAGTGTATTCAAATGTGTCTGCATATCTGTGTATAGCTCCATGTGGAATTGATGTGTGTTGGGTGGGGTGTTTGTATCTGTGTATGTGGAGTGTGGGCATCTGTGTATGTGAATATATCTTTGAACACTATATGTTTCTCTACCCAGTGTTATTCTGTGTCTGTGGTCTGTGGAGGAGTGTGTCCCTGGGTGACACTGTATGTGTGTCTTCCCAGATTGCCTGCCATATCCACACTTTCCCTAACCAGCAGGGCAGGCAGCCAGAGGAGCTCCGGGGTGCCATCTGTGAGGGCactttctgtctgtctgtgggAGGGGGAGATGAGCTGATAAGGTTTATCTGCCTACACCAGCGCCATGCTGAATAACTGCTCTAATGAGGTGGCCTCTCTGGGACCACCCGCTCCCAAAACCCCAGCCtcattggggggaggggggaggggagccagTCCTGGGGCACCGGAGCACACCCCCATGAACCCAGCAGGGGCTGTTTCTACAGGGCCTTTCCTAGTTCTGCCCTGTTTCCTTGGAGGGGGTTCCTGGTCTCACACTCCCCAGCCCAGCTGCCATCTCCCGGCTGGGCTGGGCCAGTGAGAGCTGGCTGcagcctcccagcctctggtCAGCGGTCAGGAACACGGCTTGAGAGGGCAGGAGACATGGGGCCCTCTGGGGTGGATGGAGAGACATGGAGAGTCTGTGATAGAAAGGCTCAGAGAGATAGGTAAGGGGGACGAAACGGGGAGACACaaggacagattttaaaaagtaacagtgATAGAGGGACtggtgtggggtggaggggtgggttGGGGACACACAGGGACAGAGAGAAACAACTAAAAAGTGGCAGAAAGGGTcagagagatgggaagaaaagcaaagtgtTAACCAGAGAGAGACACGGACAGAGAGACAAGAGAGAGATAACAGAGAGGatacagagaggagagagcacgAAAGGACAAAAATAgagatgagaagagagaaaacccaGAGAGGCTCGGAGACCttggtgggtggagggagggaggagaaagggccccagagagaaggaggggaaagtGGGGACACGAAAGATGGGCTGGGCGGGGTGGACAGACTGAGACGGAGGGACAGCCAGGGGCCCCGCGCCGAGAGCCCACGAGATCACTCAGGGCGTCGGGCGGGCCGGGAGAGCGTGAGCGCAGAGCCCGCGGGCCGGGCGGGGCCTTGCGGGGCACCAAGGCGCGGGCGGCAGCAGCGGGCAGGGGGGTCCGCGCGGGGCTGCGCCACTGTCCGGGGTAATTTTTCATCTCGGCCGGCTAATCTTTGTTCCCGGCGAAGATAATGAATAGCCAATCGTTATCTGCCCGGCTCCCGGAGGCTGCCCGAGAATGGCGTTGTACAGGGCTGGGAATTGTTTCCAAAGTGCCGCGGAATAAATGGTGTTCCTTATCTCTGCCTTCCAGATTATCAGAGCCCTTTCAGAGCGCGCACAACAAATGCGCCCGCCATCGAATGCATCATTTACCACCGCAGATCCGCGCGTTGATGGGCAGGCAGATAGCCGTCTGCGGGGGGCACTCGGGCGCCTGGTGCTGTgccgcctgcctgcctgcctgccagcgGCACCCGAGTGTGAGCCCCCGGGTGTGCCCGACGTGTTTGGACGGGCAGGCGGGTGTGCCAGTGAGTGGGCACTGAACAAGCAAGGGCGTTAGTGTACACGCGGGCGCTTCGAACAAGTGGAGCGCTCACGCTGTTTGGGGATGGCCCAGGTGAGGCTGCTTGAGGAAGGGGTGTCGCACGTGACCGTGTGGGCATTCATGTCCCTCAGGGTGAGTAGACACGTGTGTGAAAGAGCAGCTGTGCAAGCGCGCgggcacaggtgtgtgtgtgggcggcACTGTGAGTGCCTTCATGAGTCTGCCCTCCGCAGCGCCGTCTAGGGGTGCACACAGGAGGTGGTGTCGCCTGCCGCCAGGGCGGGGGTGTATGTGTACCTTCAGGCATGGGTGTGTTACAGGGGCTCGGGGCCACGCGTCCTCTTGGGCATGCCTGTGACTACCAGGAGTGTGCACCCAGCGTGGGGCTTGGGGTGTGCACAGATCTGCGTGAGGGTGCTTGTGTCCTTGTGTATCTGTCATGTGTGCTACGGGGCGCTGTTAGCGGGGCCAGGGGGCAGGGGCCTGTCCCTGTGCCTGTTTGGGGCTGGGGGCGGGACACACGAGCTGGCCACCGCCAGGACAGAATGGTGCGTGCGGGTGTGATAGACGCCGCAGTGGAAGGAGTGGTTTGTGCCGTGTAACAGGAGTGCTTGTGACCCAAAcggggtgtgggggtgtgtgagGCAGAGGGGTCTTCCGAAGAGTTTGGCAACACCCAGGGGTCCCAACCCGCCTCAGTGGGACGCCCTGCCAGGGGCCCCAGAGCCTCGTCGCTCTGCACCTGGGGTAAGAGAGACCGGAGCCCAGCCGCCAGAGGTCCCCGCGCCGTGAGTGACACGCGCCGCCGACAAAGGCTGTATTTTTCCGGGCTCGCGCCCCGCCCGTGTGCGATGATCCCCATGGCGACGCAGATAGCGCCGCAGCCATTTTCCCTATCTCCCCCGAGTCTATTATAAGGCGGGATTAGCTCTTCTCCAGGCAGGTCAAACCCAAAGTCACATAACCTGCGGCgcgggccccgcccccgcccccccgccccccgccgc
Coding sequences within it:
- the GATA2 gene encoding endothelial transcription factor GATA-2; translation: MEAAPEQPRWMAHPAVLNAQHPDPHHPGLAHSYMEPAQLLPPDEVDVFFNHLDSQGNPYYANPAHARARVSYSPAHARLTGGQMCRPHLLHSPGLPWLDGGKAALSAAAAHHHNPWTVSPFSKTPLHPAAAGGPGGPLSVYPGAGGGSGGGTGSSVASLPPTAAHSGSHLFGFPPTPPKEVSPDPSTTGAASPASSSAGGAAARGEDKDGVKYQVSLTESMKMESGSPLRPGLAAMGTQPATHHPIPTYPSYVPATAHDYSSGLFHPGGFLGGPASSFTPKQRSKARSCSEGRECVNCGATATPLWRRDGTGHYLCNACGLYHKMNGQNRPLIKPKRRLSAARRAGTCCANCQTTTTTLWRRNANGDPVCNACGLYYKLHNVNRPLTMKKEGIQTRNRKMSNKSKKNKKGAECFEELSKCMQEKASPFSAAALAGHMAPVGHLPPFSHSGHILPTPTPIHPSSSLSFGHPHPSSMVTAMG